Proteins encoded within one genomic window of Bombina bombina isolate aBomBom1 chromosome 1, aBomBom1.pri, whole genome shotgun sequence:
- the LOC128638272 gene encoding intelectin-1b-like yields MRITYVGSALWVTAGQVSRGIINYILQNPGYYDISASNLGVWHVPNDTPLFLWKNSSLLRYRTENGFFTAMGGNLFQLYMKYPVAFNAGSCPKNNGPAVPVVYDFGDIKKAANYYSPFGRKEFDAGYVQFRVFNDKKAAVALCPGMKVLSCNPEYHCVGGSGFSPDPTKCGDFPGHDSGGSGKPRAWSNSKEITEAAVLLFYR; encoded by the exons ATGAGAATAACTTACGTGGGAAGTGCACTGTGGGTGACCGCTGGTCAAGTCAGCAGGGGAATAATAAATTATATCCTGCAG AATCCTGGCTATTATGACATCTCAGCTAGTAACTTAGGCGTGTGGCATGTTCCAAATGATACTCCACTGTTTCTGTGGAAAAATTCTTCTCTTCTAAGATATCGCACAGAGAATGGATTCTTTACTGCCATGGGTGGAAACCTCTTCCAGCTGTATATG AAATACCCAGTGGCGTTTAATGCTGGATCTTGCCCTAAAAACAATGGACCTGCTGTACCTGTTGTGTATGATTTTGGAGATATCAAGAAGGCAGCCAATTACTACTCACCATTTGGCAGAA AGGAATTTGATGCTGGTTATGTCCAATTTCGAGTTTTTAATGATAAAAAAGCTGCAGTGGCGTTGTGCCCCGGAATGAAGGTGCTTTCCTGTAATCCTGAGTAT CACTGTGTGGGAGGAAGTGGCTTTTCTCCTGATCCAACAAAGTGTGGAGATTTTCCAGGCCATGACAGTGGTGGTTCTGGAAAACCTAGAGCTTGGAGCAACAGCAAGGAGATAACAGAGGCTGCTGTGCTTCTCTTTTACCGCTGA